The following coding sequences are from one Salvia hispanica cultivar TCC Black 2014 chromosome 3, UniMelb_Shisp_WGS_1.0, whole genome shotgun sequence window:
- the LOC125208963 gene encoding E3 ubiquitin protein ligase RIN2-like: MQTVFFSELYTSEIRKMLERLVNYIIYKGTFLPLVVPPTIFQAGLWSTWLAMLCFLKMFQALARDRLERLNASPSVTPWTYFRVYSALLLVFSVDLLWILLCVTIYSAMPSSIFLLLFFEPSSIAFETLQAIAVHGFQLLDIWMHHSAGDAANSQLSKIFNMSSAGSLGEWKVMIIRNFGFFLDMMTLLMALAHYLYIWWLHGMAFHLVDAVLFLNIRALLSAIVKRVKGFVKLRMALGTLHGALPDATSEQLKAYDDECAICREPMAKAKRLSCNHLFHLACLRSWLDQCLSESYSCPTCRKPLFTNRPESTVNPNAADLSRDEQLAHQISTALNGPDLPGHNLHPGVFTNQPQNLEMSDWRRTGVNLSWLGLDGAGPSGLNRVQMLMRQLDVGETYAHSTLEDAAWSLFPPNPSQIGTSRTPIPPAASTRYPGGTSGLHLRSTSNAANTNFENIIAMAETVREVLPHVPDDVIFQDLQLTNSAMATVNNLLQM; encoded by the exons ATGCAGACAGTATTCTTTTCGGAGTTGTATACATCTGAAATCCGAAAAATGCTTGAAAGGCTCGTGAATTACATCATCTACAAG GGAACTTTTCTTCCATTGGTAGTCCCACCAACAATATTTCAAGCAGGTCTATGGTCAACTTGGTTAGCCATGCTTTGCTTCTTAAAG ATGTTTCAAGCTTTAGCTAGGGATCGGCTTGAACGCTTGAATGCTTCACCTTCTGTCACCCCATGGACATACTTCCGTGTATATTCTGCTTTGTTGCTTGTTTTCTCTGTTGACTTGCTCTG GATATTGCTATGTGTGACAATCTACAGTGCAATGCCttcatcaatatttttgttgttattttttgagCCATCTAGCATAGCTTTTGAGACACTGCAG GCCATTGCGGTCCATGGGTTTCAGTTGCTGGATATATGGATGCATCACTCCGCAGGAGATGCTGCAAATTCACAATTATCTAAAATCTTCAATATGTCTTCCGCAG GTTCACTGGGGGAATGGAAAGTCATGATTATTcggaattttggatttttcctTGACATGATGACGTTGCTAATGGCTCTTGCTCACTACCTATATATTTGGTGGCTTCATGGCATGGCATTTCATCTTGTAGATGCGGTCCTTTTCCTAAATATTCGT GCCCTTCTAAGTGCTATTGTGAAGCGTGTCAAAGGTTTCGTCAAATTGCGTATGGCTTTGGGAACCCTTCATGGGGCACTTCCTGATGCCACATCTGAACAGCTCAAAGCATATGATGATGAGTGCGCAATTTGTAGG GAACCGATGGCAAAAGCTAAGAGGCTGTCATGTAATCATTTATTCCATCTCGCATGTTTGAGATCTTG GTTGGATCAATGTTTAAGTGAGAGTTACTCATGCCCCACTTGTCGCAAGCCGCTCTTTACAAACAGACCTGAAAGTACTGTGAATCCAAATGCTGCAGATTTGTCTAGAGATGAGCAACTCGCTCATCAGATTAGTACTGCACTCAATGGGCCAGATCTTCCCGGTCATAACCTGCACCCGGGAGTCTTTACCAACCAGCCCCAGAACCTAGAAATGAGTGATTGGAG GAGGACGGGTGTAAATTTAAGCTGGTTGGGTTTAGATGGAGCTGGCCCATCTGGATTAAATCGTGTTCAGATGTTAATGAGGCAACTTGACGTTGGAGAAACTTATGCACATAGTACGCTTGAAGATGCTGCATGGAGTCTGTTTCCTCCGAACCCATCTCAGATTGGTACCTCGAGAACACCTATCCCTCCCGCTGCCTCAACAAGATATCCGGGAGGCACTAGTGGTTTGCATTTAAGGTCAACATCTAACGCTGCCAACACCAACTTTGAAAACATAATTGCAATGGCCGAAACAGTCAGAGAAGTGCTGCCCCACGTTCCAGACGATGTAATCTTTCAG GATTTGCAGCTGACAAATTCTGCGATGGCGACAGTGAATAATCTTTTGCAAATGTGA
- the LOC125211115 gene encoding uncharacterized protein LOC125211115, whose product MCVKEASLMVLFLCFFMHASYSALPIPTHNKFLPQKKIEEKLKNGRETFEHKLIREEICKKNNAIKRGSSRADCKSSLHQALLQFTKSEVTRWRHRKVIEMDLQHSQHLSETDYDPPHRKSPIHNK is encoded by the exons ATGTGTGTGAAAGAAGCTTCTTTGATGGTCTTATTTCTTTGCTTCTTTATGCATGCTTCATATTCTGCTCTTCCAATTCCCACTCACAATAAATTTCTCCCTCAAAAAAAG ATTGAGGAGAAGTTGAAAAATGGAAGGGAGACATTTGAGCACAAGTTGATTAGAGAGGAAATttgcaagaaaaataatgCCATTAAAAGAG GAAGTAGCAGAGCAGATTGTAAATCTTCTCTTCACCAGGCCTTGCTGCAATTCACAAAATCAGAG GTCACAAGATGGAGACATCGGAAGGTAATAGAAATGGATTTACAACATTCACAACATTTATCAGAGACGGACTATGATCCACCCCatcgaaaatcacctattcACAACAAATAG